Proteins encoded by one window of Halosolutus amylolyticus:
- a CDS encoding SagB/ThcOx family dehydrogenase has protein sequence MTVGAREYHERTKHSPRSVREGSHGLNFDNKPRPYKEYVDLPARPLADRLRPPQQPALAAIAESTPDGEVPRADELDPDRTHNPDLETVTTLCYYAAGITKSIDRRGRSLLFRAAATTGALYHVDLYVVCGDLGEGDDPADGPTLEAGVYHFDPRTLSLDVLREGDYRGVLAAAAGDDGVAHAPFSIVTSSTWWRNAWKYEERTFRHAFWDSGTTIANLLAVAHALDYRAEVVTAFADRPVAELLGLHTEREAPLEIVPIGEGAPALLAGVTEPEPIDPEIEPLSPTEREFPLIHEAWAAGTLADGDEADSWRTDRPAGPIGTRDPGDGERIHLDPVDHETASSRPLCRTIERRGSCREYDREPISVRKLSTVLDRAVRGVPMDVRREDERNESADERASDPPLSFVDPYLIVNGVEGLDPGSYHYHPADAELERLQRGEFRSEAGHLALDQRLGADAAVCLYFLTDVDEIVDALGDRGYRAAQLEASLTAGRLYLATYAHRDLGGTGLTFYDDVVTDFFAPRAAGQTPTFLYTIGRPA, from the coding sequence ATGACAGTCGGCGCCCGCGAGTACCACGAACGGACGAAACACTCGCCGAGAAGCGTTCGCGAGGGAAGCCACGGCCTGAACTTCGACAACAAGCCGCGGCCGTACAAGGAGTACGTGGACCTGCCGGCGCGGCCGCTCGCCGATCGGCTCCGCCCGCCCCAGCAGCCCGCACTCGCGGCGATCGCGGAGTCGACGCCGGACGGCGAGGTACCGAGAGCCGACGAGCTCGACCCCGATCGGACTCACAATCCGGATCTCGAGACGGTGACGACGCTCTGTTACTACGCCGCGGGGATCACGAAGTCGATCGATCGGCGCGGCCGGAGCCTGCTGTTCCGGGCCGCGGCGACGACCGGGGCGCTGTACCACGTCGATCTCTACGTGGTCTGTGGCGACCTCGGCGAGGGAGACGACCCCGCTGACGGCCCGACACTCGAGGCCGGCGTCTACCACTTCGATCCGCGCACGTTGTCGCTGGACGTGCTCCGCGAGGGCGACTACCGGGGTGTCCTCGCCGCGGCCGCGGGCGACGACGGCGTCGCGCACGCCCCGTTCTCGATCGTCACCTCCTCGACGTGGTGGCGAAACGCCTGGAAGTACGAGGAACGAACCTTTCGCCACGCCTTCTGGGACTCGGGGACGACGATCGCGAACCTGCTCGCGGTCGCCCACGCGCTCGACTACCGGGCCGAGGTCGTCACCGCCTTCGCGGACCGGCCCGTGGCGGAACTCCTCGGTCTTCACACCGAACGGGAAGCGCCGCTGGAGATCGTTCCGATCGGCGAGGGCGCGCCGGCGCTCCTGGCCGGCGTGACGGAACCCGAACCGATCGATCCCGAGATCGAGCCCCTGTCGCCGACCGAGCGGGAGTTCCCGCTGATCCACGAGGCGTGGGCCGCCGGCACCCTCGCGGACGGAGACGAGGCCGACTCGTGGCGCACCGATCGGCCGGCAGGCCCGATCGGAACCCGGGACCCGGGCGATGGCGAGCGGATCCACCTCGATCCGGTCGACCACGAGACGGCGTCGAGCCGACCGCTTTGCCGGACGATCGAGCGTCGCGGCTCCTGTCGCGAGTACGATCGCGAGCCGATCAGCGTCCGCAAACTGTCGACGGTGCTCGATCGGGCCGTTCGCGGGGTGCCGATGGACGTGCGCCGCGAGGACGAGCGAAACGAGTCCGCAGATGAGCGAGCGAGCGATCCGCCCCTCTCGTTCGTCGATCCATACCTGATCGTCAATGGGGTGGAGGGCCTCGACCCCGGGTCCTATCACTATCACCCCGCCGATGCCGAACTCGAGCGACTGCAACGGGGCGAGTTCCGCAGCGAGGCAGGTCACCTCGCGCTCGACCAGCGACTGGGTGCCGACGCCGCGGTCTGTCTGTACTTCCTGACCGATGTCGACGAAATCGTCGACGCCCTGGGCGATCGGGGCTACCGGGCGGCCCAACTCGAGGCGTCGCTGACCGCCGGTCGGCTGTACCTGGCGACCTACGCCCACCGCGATCTCGGCGGAACGGGGCTGACGTTCTACGACGACGTCGTCACCGACTTCTTCGCGCCGCGAGCGGCCGGACAGACGCCGACGTTCCTCTACACGATCGGTCGACCGGCCTGA
- a CDS encoding TrmB family transcriptional regulator: MVSFDEEQAEAKALDRFQELGLSQYEAQTLINLFQLGTGTAQDITRVNNVPRTRVYEAADRLHERGLIDIQHTTPRKFTVVSEETIVRTLNVERENTITELAECLEAIGSAQPQREQFGVWTVTGREAVSSRIDEFIADAEEQIVYMTIDELLTEEHLERLETAADRGVEIHLAGISDDVQGRIQETVPSADLFDTLWEWEDTPAGSLLITDQETALVSALVDGHADETAIDETAIWGAGERNSLVVVLRAIFTWRLDGDRAG, encoded by the coding sequence ATGGTGTCGTTCGACGAAGAGCAGGCCGAAGCCAAGGCACTCGACCGGTTCCAGGAACTCGGACTCTCCCAGTACGAAGCCCAGACGCTGATCAATCTCTTTCAACTCGGGACGGGGACCGCCCAGGACATCACCCGCGTCAACAACGTCCCCCGGACTCGCGTGTACGAGGCGGCCGATCGACTCCACGAACGGGGGCTAATCGACATCCAGCACACGACGCCGCGAAAATTCACGGTGGTCTCGGAGGAGACGATCGTCCGCACGCTCAACGTCGAACGTGAGAACACCATTACCGAACTCGCGGAGTGTCTGGAGGCGATCGGGTCAGCCCAGCCCCAGCGCGAACAGTTCGGCGTCTGGACGGTCACCGGTCGGGAGGCGGTGTCCTCGCGCATCGACGAGTTCATCGCCGACGCCGAGGAACAGATCGTCTACATGACCATCGACGAGTTGCTCACCGAGGAACACCTCGAGCGGCTCGAGACCGCCGCCGATCGCGGGGTCGAGATCCATCTGGCGGGCATCTCCGACGACGTCCAGGGGCGTATCCAGGAGACGGTGCCGTCGGCCGACCTGTTCGACACGCTCTGGGAGTGGGAAGACACGCCCGCCGGAAGCCTGTTGATTACCGACCAGGAGACGGCGCTCGTCAGCGCGCTCGTGGACGGGCACGCGGACGAGACGGCGATCGACGAGACGGCGATCTGGGGTGCCGGCGAGCGAAACAGTCTCGTCGTCGTCCTTCGAGCGATCTTCACCTGGCGCCTCGACGGCGATCGAGCGGGGTGA
- a CDS encoding metallophosphoesterase family protein: MIARPHSGQPLARLDRPRATEPTRLAVLSDVHLATDATGTWKVFHRTERHLRGAVAAVNERDVDGVVVAGDLTRNGVPAEFDLFDDLAAFDPPVVAVPGNHDYPTTFDDRESLSIRSFEDRYTPGGLPFWIQFGELVVFGLDSHAATPGSPAETWDGRIDAEQLMWLDEALTDADADASIVVVHHNLPATGDLYERYRAELPVAGEVPGFSNPEPLVELLASHDVALVVTGHLHFPAIERADGVTELTVPAVSSFPHGLLVLEIDERGTIVRFVPLTDGDGMVESIAHGYEKDRVLLSAAQLATFPLVDDFA; this comes from the coding sequence ATGATCGCTCGACCGCACTCCGGACAACCGCTCGCCCGTCTCGATCGGCCGAGGGCGACCGAGCCGACACGGCTCGCGGTCCTGTCGGACGTCCACCTCGCGACGGACGCGACCGGGACGTGGAAGGTATTTCACCGCACGGAACGGCACCTGCGCGGCGCCGTCGCGGCCGTGAACGAGCGGGACGTCGACGGGGTGGTCGTCGCGGGCGACCTGACGCGCAACGGCGTGCCCGCGGAGTTCGACCTGTTCGACGACCTCGCTGCCTTCGATCCGCCCGTGGTCGCGGTACCGGGCAACCACGACTACCCGACGACGTTCGACGACCGCGAGTCGCTGTCGATTCGGTCGTTCGAAGACCGGTACACGCCGGGCGGCCTCCCGTTCTGGATTCAGTTCGGCGAACTCGTCGTGTTCGGCCTCGACAGCCACGCCGCGACCCCCGGTTCGCCCGCGGAGACGTGGGACGGACGGATCGACGCCGAACAGCTGATGTGGCTCGACGAGGCGCTGACCGACGCCGACGCCGACGCGTCGATCGTCGTCGTCCACCACAACCTCCCGGCGACGGGCGACCTCTACGAGCGATACCGTGCGGAGTTGCCGGTCGCGGGCGAGGTCCCCGGCTTCTCGAACCCCGAACCGCTGGTCGAACTCCTCGCGAGTCACGACGTCGCGCTGGTCGTTACCGGTCACCTCCACTTCCCCGCGATCGAGCGCGCCGACGGCGTGACGGAACTCACCGTGCCGGCGGTCTCGTCGTTCCCGCACGGGCTTCTCGTGCTCGAAATCGACGAGCGAGGGACGATCGTCCGGTTCGTCCCGCTAACGGACGGCGACGGGATGGTCGAGTCGATCGCCCACGGCTACGAGAAGGACCGGGTGTTGCTCTCGGCGGCGCAGTTGGCGACGTTCCCGCTCGTCGACGACTTCGCGTAG
- a CDS encoding glutamate-cysteine ligase family protein produces MNTSLEVEYWVIDRDGDLTSPGDLTDVSERTVEEFVEPVVELKTPPCESIEELRRRFLEELDDVLSRADEVDKRLAPLGTPINCDGITRRPGERGRIQKQVVGSDFDCAKHCAGTHVHVEKRNVTDQLNTLIALDPALALVNSSPYVQGNRVANGARAYWYRKEGYRRYPKHGQLWAYVENVGEWHRRLEHRFEEFKTAATEAGVDEAAIEEHFSPDDVVWTPIRLRDSMPTVEWRSPDAALPSQLLRLTRELRAVMEQLHHTNVQIENRTGDAPGHVSSEGISLPEFDVTCDLAEAAIHAGLENDRVAAYLDRMGFSVGDYHPITTRIDGRQYVTRSDARDLRLEYASALEADVDALLGAIEP; encoded by the coding sequence ATGAACACGAGCCTCGAAGTCGAGTACTGGGTGATCGATCGAGACGGCGACCTCACGTCGCCGGGCGACCTCACCGACGTCTCCGAGCGGACGGTCGAGGAGTTCGTCGAACCGGTTGTCGAACTGAAGACGCCGCCCTGCGAGTCGATCGAGGAGCTCCGGCGACGGTTCCTCGAAGAACTCGACGACGTCCTCTCGCGGGCCGACGAGGTGGACAAACGACTCGCTCCGCTGGGAACGCCGATCAACTGCGACGGGATCACGCGCCGACCCGGCGAACGGGGCCGAATCCAGAAGCAGGTCGTCGGGTCGGACTTCGACTGTGCGAAGCACTGCGCGGGAACCCACGTCCACGTGGAGAAGCGAAACGTCACGGACCAGCTCAACACGCTCATCGCGCTGGATCCGGCGCTCGCGCTCGTCAACTCGTCGCCGTACGTCCAGGGCAATCGCGTCGCAAACGGTGCACGCGCCTACTGGTACCGGAAGGAGGGGTATCGACGGTACCCGAAACACGGCCAGCTCTGGGCCTACGTCGAGAACGTCGGCGAGTGGCACCGCCGCCTCGAACACCGCTTCGAGGAGTTCAAGACGGCGGCGACCGAGGCCGGCGTCGACGAGGCGGCGATCGAGGAACACTTCTCGCCCGACGACGTCGTCTGGACGCCGATCCGGCTCCGGGACTCGATGCCGACCGTCGAGTGGCGATCGCCCGACGCCGCGCTCCCGAGTCAACTGCTTCGACTGACCCGGGAACTCCGGGCCGTGATGGAACAACTCCACCACACCAACGTGCAGATCGAGAACCGGACCGGTGACGCGCCCGGCCACGTCTCGAGCGAGGGCATCTCGCTCCCCGAGTTCGACGTCACCTGTGACCTCGCGGAGGCCGCGATCCACGCCGGCCTCGAGAACGACCGCGTCGCCGCCTACCTCGATCGGATGGGATTCTCGGTCGGTGACTACCACCCGATCACGACGCGGATCGACGGCCGCCAGTACGTCACCAGGAGCGACGCCCGCGACCTGCGACTCGAGTACGCGAGCGCGCTCGAAGCCGACGTCGACGCCCTCCTGGGCGCGATCGAACCCTGA
- a CDS encoding ABC transporter permease: MELGVVLGVVAIGFVHGVLPDHGWPIAATYALNRQRRWLYGVSAALILGIGHLVSSVVLVVAYFWFTAFADFADGPWLGRVAGVLLILLGIHEYRYGGHGHGLDDHGGHAHAHDVGRHTDGGHDHGHAGHEHHAHDDHEHHAHDEHHAHTGHHAHTGHHAHTGHHAHDDHEHHAHTDRTDDRSPLDRIRAALPGGGGHRHLTEQHAERGLVALGTTALVLGFAHEEPVQILAICGGAGTDRCLELMLLYSLAVIVAIVVPTLLLIAGYERHRDRIERYTPYLPTLTAVVLVGMGLAFVTGVV, translated from the coding sequence ATGGAACTCGGTGTCGTCCTCGGCGTCGTCGCGATTGGCTTCGTCCACGGGGTCCTGCCGGACCACGGGTGGCCGATCGCGGCGACCTACGCGCTCAATCGGCAACGGCGCTGGCTGTACGGCGTCTCCGCGGCGCTGATCCTCGGAATCGGTCATCTCGTCAGTAGCGTCGTGCTCGTCGTGGCGTACTTCTGGTTCACCGCGTTCGCCGACTTCGCCGACGGCCCGTGGCTCGGCCGCGTCGCCGGAGTGTTGTTGATCCTGCTCGGTATCCACGAGTACCGCTACGGCGGTCACGGACACGGACTGGACGACCACGGCGGTCACGCGCACGCTCACGACGTGGGCCGCCACACTGACGGCGGTCACGATCACGGACACGCCGGACACGAACACCACGCTCACGACGATCACGAACACCACGCTCACGACGAACACCACGCTCACACCGGACACCACGCTCACACCGGACACCACGCTCACACCGGACACCACGCTCACGACGATCACGAACACCACGCCCACACCGATCGGACCGACGATCGGAGTCCCCTCGATCGGATTCGCGCCGCGTTGCCGGGTGGCGGCGGGCACCGGCATCTCACCGAGCAACACGCCGAGCGCGGTCTGGTTGCGCTCGGGACGACGGCGCTCGTGCTCGGGTTCGCTCACGAGGAACCCGTCCAGATCCTGGCGATCTGTGGTGGTGCCGGGACCGATCGCTGTCTCGAGTTGATGCTCCTCTACTCGCTTGCGGTGATCGTCGCGATCGTCGTGCCGACGCTACTGTTGATCGCGGGCTACGAACGCCACCGCGATCGGATCGAGCGCTACACGCCCTACCTGCCGACGCTGACGGCAGTCGTCCTCGTCGGGATGGGACTGGCGTTCGTCACTGGCGTCGTCTGA
- a CDS encoding DUF6789 family protein, with protein sequence MSLRDRVRRLRTTTEPREGPRAMSQQSRLEHATYAAIRGLQAGFVATIIMTAFRLPILRSLPPSANFWSQYVTGEDPEDHPIAGLVLHFAYGIQAGALFGGLFALQDAERSIEPEQRGLVWGTVYGMVLSAFGSQFMLKELLGIRLDSDELALFHAGHLVYGLSLGAWVGSRTEGVEDPEAEYEYKDGN encoded by the coding sequence ATGTCTCTGCGAGACCGCGTCCGACGGCTGCGAACGACGACCGAACCCCGGGAAGGCCCACGGGCGATGTCCCAGCAATCGCGGCTGGAACACGCGACCTACGCGGCGATTCGCGGGCTACAGGCGGGGTTCGTCGCGACGATCATCATGACGGCGTTCCGGCTGCCGATCTTGCGATCGCTGCCGCCGTCGGCGAACTTCTGGTCCCAGTACGTCACCGGCGAGGACCCCGAAGACCATCCGATCGCCGGACTCGTCTTGCACTTCGCGTACGGAATCCAGGCGGGGGCGCTCTTCGGCGGCCTGTTCGCGCTCCAGGACGCGGAACGATCGATCGAACCCGAACAGCGGGGCCTCGTCTGGGGGACGGTCTACGGGATGGTGCTCTCCGCGTTCGGCTCCCAGTTCATGCTGAAGGAACTGCTCGGGATTCGACTCGACAGCGACGAACTCGCCCTCTTCCACGCGGGGCATCTGGTCTACGGACTCTCGCTGGGTGCCTGGGTCGGATCGCGAACCGAGGGCGTCGAGGATCCCGAGGCGGAGTACGAGTACAAGGACGGGAACTGA
- the larE gene encoding ATP-dependent sacrificial sulfur transferase LarE: protein MTRVEAKLEAARDDLATHDGVLVAFSGGVDSSVVAAIAHDALGEDAVACTAQSETLPEAELADAKRVAEEIGIRHEIVAFSELESDDFVANDDDRCYHCRTMRLGEMLETARDLGVETVCDGTNADDPGAGHRPGLQAVDELDVYSPLLAHEITKEEVRAIADHYGLSVADKPSMACLSSRIPTGLSVTEDRLTRVERAEALLRQWGFDQFRVRDHDGLARIEVSPDELDRALELEFVETVRAELADLGFDHVTLDLHGYRTGSVSPEGESETQHEHAHGDEREHETDRDSGTGAGDPVVSDVFAADSRTDD, encoded by the coding sequence ATGACACGGGTCGAGGCGAAACTCGAGGCTGCCCGCGACGACCTCGCAACCCACGACGGGGTGCTGGTCGCGTTCTCCGGCGGGGTCGACTCCAGCGTGGTGGCCGCGATCGCCCACGACGCCCTCGGCGAGGACGCGGTCGCCTGCACCGCACAGAGCGAGACCCTCCCCGAGGCCGAACTCGCGGACGCGAAACGGGTCGCCGAGGAGATCGGCATCCGCCACGAAATCGTCGCCTTCTCCGAACTCGAGAGCGACGACTTCGTCGCGAACGACGACGATCGGTGCTATCACTGCCGGACGATGCGACTCGGCGAGATGCTCGAGACGGCCCGCGACCTCGGCGTCGAGACCGTCTGCGACGGAACCAACGCCGACGATCCGGGCGCGGGCCACCGGCCCGGCCTGCAGGCCGTCGACGAGTTGGACGTCTACTCGCCGCTTCTGGCCCACGAGATCACGAAGGAGGAGGTCCGGGCGATCGCCGACCACTACGGTCTCTCGGTCGCGGACAAACCCTCGATGGCCTGCCTCTCCTCGCGCATTCCCACCGGGCTGTCCGTCACCGAAGACCGACTCACGCGGGTCGAGCGGGCCGAAGCGCTGCTCCGGCAGTGGGGGTTCGACCAGTTCCGGGTCCGGGACCACGACGGCCTCGCGCGCATCGAGGTCTCGCCGGACGAACTCGATCGCGCGCTGGAACTGGAGTTCGTCGAGACCGTCCGCGCGGAACTCGCGGACCTCGGCTTCGACCACGTCACCCTCGACCTGCACGGCTACCGGACCGGGAGCGTCAGTCCCGAGGGCGAGAGCGAGACCCAGCACGAACACGCCCACGGGGACGAACGCGAGCACGAGACCGACCGGGATTCCGGGACCGGAGCCGGCGACCCCGTCGTCTCCGACGTCTTCGCGGCCGACTCGCGAACCGACGACTGA
- a CDS encoding twin-arginine translocase subunit TatC, with amino-acid sequence MPDESDERADGDGSDEPQVAPADRSSEPAERDDESDTDSFFGDDVDSVFDDADDADPDEGDPSSTADDGTDESIFSDDADDSADAPEASTADDDAIDDESADERTADNDTASSADDESIEARTDGEGVVGDHPEPGSGGPGYPDDTDVGGISTPPDDEEMPLADHIEEMVLRLAVVFLVGAAGTAIGLLWASQAIEHIWLNVFPYATEEVPSPHVYHPLELWLTRIKLSALLGIMVALPAFIYECYLFMRPGLYPHERKYYLAAVPTSVVLAGLGMLFSYLLVLPILFQYFTYYAEGSAGIAYALGETFNLIITLTGFLAIVFQIPLFIMLAIMMGVTTRRWLAQKRLYFWAAFAGLAFMFAFDPTGMAPILVAITMILLFEGTLLVLKWVGRE; translated from the coding sequence ATGCCGGACGAGTCGGACGAGAGGGCTGACGGTGACGGGTCCGACGAGCCACAGGTAGCTCCCGCCGATCGCTCGAGCGAGCCTGCCGAACGCGACGACGAATCCGACACCGACTCGTTTTTCGGGGACGACGTCGACTCCGTTTTCGACGACGCGGACGACGCCGACCCCGACGAGGGTGATCCGTCGTCCACGGCGGACGACGGGACTGACGAGTCGATCTTCTCCGACGACGCGGACGACTCGGCAGACGCCCCCGAAGCGTCCACGGCAGACGACGACGCGATCGACGACGAGAGTGCAGACGAGCGGACTGCGGACAACGACACCGCCTCGAGCGCGGACGACGAGTCGATCGAGGCCCGGACCGACGGCGAGGGCGTCGTCGGTGACCATCCCGAACCCGGGTCCGGCGGCCCGGGGTATCCGGACGACACCGACGTCGGCGGGATCTCGACGCCCCCGGACGACGAGGAGATGCCGCTGGCCGATCACATCGAGGAGATGGTCCTCCGGCTCGCGGTCGTGTTCCTCGTCGGCGCGGCCGGGACCGCCATCGGCCTGCTGTGGGCCTCACAGGCGATCGAGCACATCTGGCTTAACGTCTTTCCGTACGCTACCGAGGAGGTGCCGTCGCCGCACGTCTACCACCCGCTGGAGCTGTGGCTGACCCGGATCAAGCTCTCCGCGTTGCTCGGGATCATGGTCGCCCTGCCGGCGTTCATCTACGAGTGTTACCTGTTCATGCGGCCGGGGCTGTACCCCCACGAGCGGAAGTACTACCTCGCCGCCGTCCCGACGAGCGTCGTGCTCGCCGGGCTGGGGATGCTGTTCTCGTACCTGCTCGTGTTGCCGATCCTCTTCCAGTACTTCACCTACTACGCCGAGGGGAGTGCGGGCATCGCCTACGCACTGGGTGAGACGTTCAACCTTATCATCACGCTGACGGGCTTTCTCGCGATCGTCTTCCAGATTCCGCTCTTTATCATGCTCGCGATCATGATGGGCGTGACCACCCGCCGCTGGCTGGCCCAGAAGCGACTGTACTTCTGGGCGGCCTTCGCGGGGCTGGCGTTCATGTTCGCGTTCGACCCGACGGGGATGGCACCGATCCTCGTCGCGATCACGATGATCCTCCTGTTCGAGGGGACGCTCCTGGTGCTGAAGTGGGTCGGGCGGGAGTGA
- a CDS encoding twin-arginine translocase subunit TatC, whose amino-acid sequence MSSAVDEDTARAINTGRETLGALFSSAQTHLQKVFIVFVIGFIGSFYALRVFIWDFLETTAKAEMSQEVADATTIITRTPFEVILLQAKIGMLVGVVIAIPALLYFARDPLRRRGIQSAVPISKWYVAGLVATSLTLFVIGVTYAYAIFFPYAFDFLGAVAHDAGVTPSWGITEFTEFIALLTLSFGLAAQLPLLMSVLSYTEIVSYELFRDKWRHAIVAITVFGAAFSPPDPFTLVMWALPLVGLYVFSLGLSKVVTNMRRRGAAELDTGAGFVKRRFLQFVGALAIVGVGTAAFVNRDGFDRLEEAVYPMLPAPYRPEGTFGLESIAAQHGLLGDAAVGAIVAAAVGFLVLIGYTLKVLQSPVYPREGDLRSADDPDDVDFETLAADDVAEVPAQVFLAMEEEEALEYSRQAMYDDDRAKAEAILDRFDSLEDQRNGDGSDGSTASGSAKSPSGSGAAAEGGDEEESLFPSTAAGMLDPFTEEETTEEDIGGYAYDLAFIVDSLTSKTIYIVGVFMAVLAGTFLAMYQGGFGIILAQFVDRVPDEVLAEVTDRDVSEIAAADSPAELTDLINEMGLVVALHPVEVLIFMVKVSTILAFIAVVPLIFYWGWPAARERGLVRGDQRVFLVWGGTLFAGFGLGLFLGFYWVAPAVISYLITDAVQNGMVVTYRINSFSWLVIYTTLGIGFLFNIIVTMALFHVGGIVNYRTMLDRWRPVVVGIFTVAAFASPKGILTMLLVAIPIALTYLLGLAVLYVLTLGGRLFGGGGASGADPEPEADAGVTPE is encoded by the coding sequence ATGAGTTCTGCCGTCGACGAGGACACAGCCCGGGCCATCAACACCGGCCGGGAGACGCTCGGCGCACTGTTCTCGAGTGCGCAGACGCATCTCCAGAAGGTGTTCATCGTGTTCGTGATCGGATTTATCGGCTCCTTCTACGCCCTGCGCGTCTTCATCTGGGACTTCCTCGAGACGACGGCGAAAGCGGAGATGAGCCAGGAGGTCGCGGACGCGACCACGATCATCACCCGAACGCCGTTCGAGGTGATCCTGTTGCAGGCCAAGATCGGGATGCTCGTCGGGGTCGTCATCGCGATTCCGGCCCTGCTCTACTTCGCCAGGGATCCGCTCCGCCGCCGCGGCATCCAGTCGGCCGTTCCGATTTCCAAGTGGTACGTGGCCGGCCTCGTCGCGACCTCGCTCACCCTGTTCGTGATCGGCGTCACCTACGCCTACGCGATCTTCTTCCCCTATGCCTTCGACTTCCTCGGGGCCGTCGCCCACGACGCCGGCGTCACCCCGAGCTGGGGGATCACCGAGTTCACCGAGTTCATCGCCCTGCTGACCCTCTCGTTCGGTCTCGCGGCACAGCTCCCGCTTCTCATGAGCGTGCTGTCCTACACCGAGATCGTCTCCTACGAACTCTTCCGGGACAAGTGGCGACACGCGATCGTCGCCATCACGGTCTTCGGGGCGGCGTTCTCCCCGCCGGACCCGTTCACGCTGGTCATGTGGGCGCTGCCGCTCGTCGGCCTCTACGTCTTCAGCCTCGGACTGTCGAAGGTCGTCACCAACATGCGTCGCCGCGGGGCCGCCGAACTCGACACGGGAGCCGGGTTCGTGAAACGGCGGTTCCTCCAGTTCGTCGGCGCGCTGGCGATCGTCGGCGTCGGGACGGCCGCCTTCGTCAACCGGGACGGGTTCGACCGGCTGGAGGAGGCCGTCTATCCGATGTTGCCCGCCCCCTACCGGCCCGAGGGAACGTTCGGCCTCGAGTCGATCGCGGCCCAGCACGGACTGCTGGGTGACGCCGCCGTCGGGGCGATCGTCGCGGCCGCCGTCGGCTTCCTCGTACTGATCGGCTACACGCTGAAGGTGTTGCAGTCCCCGGTCTACCCCCGTGAGGGGGACCTCCGGAGCGCGGACGACCCCGACGACGTCGACTTCGAGACGCTCGCGGCCGACGACGTCGCGGAAGTGCCGGCGCAGGTCTTCCTCGCGATGGAGGAAGAGGAGGCCCTCGAGTACTCCCGGCAGGCGATGTACGACGACGACCGGGCGAAGGCGGAGGCGATCCTCGACCGGTTCGACTCGCTCGAAGACCAGCGGAATGGCGACGGAAGCGACGGAAGCACCGCGAGCGGGTCCGCCAAAAGCCCGTCCGGCAGTGGCGCGGCCGCCGAAGGCGGCGACGAGGAGGAGAGCCTCTTCCCGAGTACCGCCGCCGGGATGCTCGATCCGTTCACCGAGGAGGAGACCACCGAGGAGGACATCGGCGGCTACGCCTACGACCTGGCGTTCATCGTCGACAGCCTCACCTCGAAGACGATCTACATCGTCGGCGTGTTCATGGCCGTTCTCGCGGGCACGTTCCTGGCGATGTACCAGGGCGGGTTCGGGATCATCCTCGCCCAGTTCGTCGATCGCGTCCCCGACGAGGTGCTCGCCGAGGTCACGGACAGGGACGTCTCGGAGATCGCCGCCGCGGATTCGCCGGCCGAACTGACCGACCTCATCAACGAGATGGGGCTCGTCGTCGCGCTCCACCCCGTCGAGGTGCTGATCTTCATGGTGAAGGTAAGTACGATCCTCGCGTTCATCGCGGTCGTCCCGCTGATCTTCTACTGGGGCTGGCCGGCGGCCAGGGAACGGGGCCTCGTCCGCGGGGACCAGCGCGTCTTCCTCGTCTGGGGCGGGACGCTGTTCGCCGGCTTCGGCCTGGGACTGTTCCTCGGGTTCTACTGGGTCGCACCGGCGGTCATCTCGTATCTCATCACCGACGCCGTCCAGAACGGGATGGTCGTCACCTACCGGATCAACAGCTTCTCGTGGCTCGTGATCTACACGACCCTCGGGATCGGCTTCCTGTTCAACATCATCGTCACGATGGCGCTGTTCCACGTCGGCGGCATCGTCAACTACCGGACGATGCTCGATCGGTGGCGGCCGGTCGTCGTCGGCATCTTCACCGTCGCCGCCTTCGCCAGCCCGAAAGGCATCCTGACGATGCTGCTGGTGGCGATCCCGATCGCACTGACCTACCTGCTCGGCCTCGCCGTGCTGTACGTGCTCACGCTCGGCGGGCGACTCTTCGGCGGTGGCGGCGCAAGCGGTGCGGACCCCGAACCGGAGGCCGACGCCGGTGTGACTCCCGAGTGA
- a CDS encoding ribbon-helix-helix domain-containing protein: protein MPKISVEIPQELLEDLDDHVGDDGKFVNRSDAIRASIRKTLDILDEIDERHDRLETDE, encoded by the coding sequence ATGCCCAAGATCAGCGTCGAAATCCCACAGGAGTTGCTCGAAGACCTGGACGACCACGTCGGGGACGACGGCAAGTTCGTCAACCGGAGCGACGCCATTCGCGCGTCGATCCGGAAGACGCTCGACATCTTGGACGAGATCGACGAGCGTCACGATCGACTCGAAACGGACGAATAG